One part of the Treponema sp. OMZ 787 genome encodes these proteins:
- a CDS encoding PIN domain-containing protein, with product MQNPEYGEYSIDDLCSHIFKIDNSNLLVKPCIIELQGNLQAIEMNNVVYDNTDLTEFPAKNLRLTPAGLQMHGQGRLPGKDIADTAKIIFNLKDRTFILNQSQNLSKEAAGIKLYDPNIDIDNIPLPISEIKSFLENLILQNKYLSPTSTINDISLSSNEDSYSVLWNKKKVQIELQKDMQVYVNGMDSEEKKIILDEILSFYDMHSDIKTTISTVNVKDVNSEYVSFVSRNSIDSILLKKIKENASMILNKSFFEYDFEALFENEPDKPKVAIICGEDCEDILVKKESPYSKSHLMVMLPYNYAVLPDGVFFANKTSSLVIGNFELKADLYSQNAALIAESDIHNVNLKKIAQELVLSYKDKNNDLIYILPSFDCSELFLSIVKDKADKIEPLINKAEYLNEIIENTKRYFPNYKQIIDYAFIGKVFLAEAFFDVDYDEALKRIREMAQISFFTKNENLKQDYLEKLLSTQKIYDLDKLFALLQNIEKLFGSSSWLKKNQYVQALFNEDIIKSICARCLEPNFDNIPEYTDIEPLLKRFIKNIKNLMFISKQISISLSDIPSKETVIKKLLDNQHIKINSLKEILKLYKENKNKINLTINQKLNLGKSSERDFFEEFFCKNAQIGKIFTKIEILNDVFLDALNFFFNDEILKYNRVYIADTNALIDYPEIIDKFNDNKSALVIPIVVINELDTIKDDTNKQGLTERAKKSRLASKKIEYYSEKKSPWLIIGKSYPELLPFDIKKDKNDSLILSTALKYIEKNPIIITADKNAGIIAYSQKIKTIYAENFLGINKRS from the coding sequence ATGCAAAATCCTGAATATGGTGAATATTCAATCGATGATCTTTGTTCACACATTTTTAAAATAGATAATTCCAATTTATTGGTAAAACCTTGTATAATAGAACTTCAGGGCAATTTACAGGCAATTGAAATGAACAATGTTGTTTATGATAATACCGATTTAACCGAATTTCCTGCAAAAAACCTAAGGCTTACTCCTGCCGGATTGCAGATGCATGGTCAGGGAAGACTTCCCGGAAAAGATATTGCCGATACCGCAAAAATTATTTTTAACCTAAAAGATAGAACTTTTATTTTAAATCAATCTCAAAATCTTTCTAAAGAAGCAGCCGGTATTAAATTATATGACCCTAATATAGATATAGACAATATTCCTTTGCCAATATCTGAAATTAAATCTTTTTTAGAAAACCTTATTTTACAAAATAAATATCTCAGTCCTACATCAACTATAAATGATATATCTCTTTCGTCAAATGAAGATTCTTATTCCGTATTATGGAATAAGAAAAAGGTTCAAATAGAATTACAAAAAGATATGCAAGTTTATGTTAATGGAATGGATAGTGAAGAAAAGAAAATTATTTTGGATGAAATTTTAAGTTTCTATGATATGCACTCTGATATAAAAACAACCATATCAACTGTGAATGTAAAAGATGTAAATTCTGAATATGTTTCTTTTGTTTCGCGTAACAGTATTGATTCGATATTGTTAAAAAAAATAAAAGAAAATGCTTCCATGATTTTAAATAAATCTTTTTTCGAATATGATTTTGAAGCTCTATTTGAAAATGAACCTGATAAACCTAAAGTTGCAATTATCTGCGGAGAAGATTGCGAGGATATTCTTGTTAAAAAAGAGTCTCCATATTCAAAAAGCCATTTAATGGTTATGCTGCCTTATAATTATGCCGTTTTACCTGATGGAGTTTTTTTTGCAAACAAAACATCTTCTCTTGTGATTGGAAATTTTGAGTTGAAAGCCGATTTGTATTCACAAAATGCGGCTTTAATTGCCGAATCCGATATTCATAATGTTAATTTAAAAAAAATTGCCCAAGAACTGGTTTTAAGTTATAAAGATAAAAATAATGATCTTATTTATATACTTCCTTCTTTTGATTGTTCCGAACTTTTTTTAAGTATAGTCAAAGATAAGGCCGATAAAATTGAACCTCTCATAAATAAAGCCGAATATTTAAATGAGATTATTGAAAATACAAAAAGATATTTTCCAAATTATAAACAGATAATTGATTATGCTTTTATCGGTAAAGTATTTTTAGCGGAAGCTTTTTTTGATGTTGATTATGACGAAGCACTTAAAAGAATACGGGAAATGGCTCAGATTTCTTTTTTTACTAAGAATGAAAATCTAAAACAAGACTATCTTGAAAAATTACTTAGCACTCAAAAAATATATGACTTGGATAAATTATTTGCTCTGCTTCAAAATATAGAAAAACTTTTCGGATCAAGTTCGTGGCTTAAAAAAAATCAATATGTACAAGCTCTTTTTAATGAAGATATAATAAAATCGATATGTGCAAGATGTTTGGAACCTAATTTTGATAACATACCTGAATATACTGATATTGAACCTTTGTTGAAAAGATTTATTAAAAATATCAAAAACTTGATGTTTATTTCCAAACAAATATCAATTTCTTTATCCGATATCCCATCGAAAGAAACCGTTATAAAAAAACTTTTAGATAATCAGCATATAAAAATAAATAGCTTAAAAGAAATTCTTAAGCTGTATAAAGAAAATAAAAATAAAATTAATTTGACTATTAACCAAAAGCTTAATTTAGGCAAATCATCTGAAAGAGATTTCTTTGAAGAATTTTTTTGCAAAAACGCCCAGATAGGAAAGATTTTTACAAAAATAGAAATTTTAAATGATGTTTTTTTAGACGCTCTTAACTTTTTCTTTAATGATGAGATATTAAAATACAATAGAGTATATATTGCCGATACCAATGCCTTAATTGATTATCCTGAAATTATCGATAAATTCAATGATAATAAATCGGCTTTAGTAATACCTATAGTAGTTATAAATGAGCTGGATACAATAAAAGATGATACAAATAAACAAGGTTTAACTGAAAGAGCTAAAAAATCAAGACTTGCCAGTAAAAAGATAGAATATTATTCCGAAAAAAAATCTCCATGGCTTATAATAGGAAAATCTTATCCTGAGCTTTTACCTTTTGATATTAAAAAAGATAAAAATGACAGTTTAATTTTATCCACAGCTCTTAAATATATTGAAAAAAATCCTATTATTATAACGGCCGATAAAAATGCAGGGATTATTGCTTATTCACAAAAAATAAAAACTATTTATGCTGAGAATTTTCTCGGTATAAACAAAAGGAGTTAA
- a CDS encoding ISAs1 family transposase, with the protein MKTLKEYFNELNDNRQSGKVKHLISEILVIALCAVCSGVQTVFEIGEFAEVKKDWLKNEVGLLLENGVPSHDTIGRVLAMINPKQFQSLFISWIEQSLNIPAGSYIHIDGKTLRGSASEQSRGIHLVSAFAHEAGVVLGQIKCAEKSNEITAIPELLNLLKLKSSIITIDAMGCQKEIAKEITKKKCDYVLALKENQPAAYNDVKDYFSIEDKDFQNTLLRFETLDIGHGREEKREYFLSTNINWFADKNKWANLKSFGMVKSTVRCKGKQYSEKRYFISSIEDINEFVTAVRTHWTIENTLHWSLDVIFRDDECQIREKNTAENIAILRRICFNRMKMYQNGKTLKRKKMLCTFDDSFRFNVLFS; encoded by the coding sequence ATGAAAACATTAAAAGAATATTTTAACGAACTTAATGATAATCGTCAGTCGGGCAAAGTAAAGCATCTAATCAGCGAAATATTGGTAATAGCACTGTGTGCTGTTTGTAGCGGAGTTCAAACTGTATTTGAAATAGGGGAATTTGCCGAAGTAAAAAAGGATTGGCTAAAAAATGAGGTAGGACTCTTGTTAGAAAATGGCGTTCCTTCGCACGACACCATAGGAAGAGTCCTTGCGATGATTAATCCAAAACAATTTCAAAGCCTTTTTATCTCGTGGATTGAACAATCCCTTAATATTCCAGCAGGTTCATACATTCACATTGATGGAAAAACATTACGTGGAAGTGCAAGTGAACAAAGTAGAGGTATTCATTTGGTAAGTGCATTCGCTCACGAAGCGGGAGTTGTACTAGGACAAATAAAATGTGCTGAAAAATCGAATGAAATCACAGCAATTCCTGAACTCCTTAACCTTTTAAAACTAAAAAGCTCGATAATTACTATAGATGCCATGGGTTGTCAAAAAGAAATAGCAAAAGAAATCACAAAGAAAAAATGTGATTATGTATTGGCTCTAAAAGAAAATCAACCGGCAGCGTATAATGATGTAAAAGATTATTTTTCTATAGAAGATAAAGACTTTCAAAACACACTTTTAAGATTTGAAACCTTGGATATAGGGCATGGCAGAGAAGAAAAAAGAGAATACTTTCTTTCAACTAATATAAACTGGTTTGCAGATAAGAATAAATGGGCAAATTTAAAGAGTTTTGGAATGGTCAAAAGCACTGTAAGGTGCAAAGGTAAACAATACAGTGAAAAGCGTTACTTTATTAGCAGTATAGAGGATATAAATGAGTTTGTAACAGCTGTAAGAACACATTGGACAATAGAAAACACCTTACACTGGTCGCTGGATGTAATATTTAGAGACGATGAATGTCAAATTCGAGAAAAAAATACTGCTGAAAACATAGCAATTTTAAGGAGGATTTGCTTTAATCGAATGAAAATGTATCAAAACGGTAAAACTCTGAAAAGGAAGAAAATGCTTTGTACATTTGATGATTCATTTAGGTTCAACGTTTTATTTAGCTGA
- a CDS encoding AAA family ATPase, whose amino-acid sequence MAKKMYDLWMDRFYRDISIKNSVIIYGNTLDIMYNQYNQGRYETVLNNVVACIKSKGYTNIVVWDRADGINKNISKDIPQYKSETKITASETSQNVSEYDLGDEFSDITNEVNQTYLDPNDFFSYMLNVLEKGTGKNAFILDYSDYVFGNENSLSELERNLLLKAGKALQCQPYNPGVEDFFNLGNIIIIIARNQSMIPTLYYRNNPLVSSINVPLPGRNERERFIDTYLNCFNLSQNIAGDKIKKDDFIDSLDGFSLKEIAQIMKLSRLPDSGKMTFEKLINLYKYGEKISPWEELSKDKLQTLTESLSARVKGQDSAVAKARAVILRAYTGFAGLQHSSKQKKPKGTLFFVGPTGVGKTELAKAIAEFIFGDENACIRFDMSEFSQEHSDQRLIGAPPGYVGYEAGGQLTNAVKEKPFCVLLFDEIEKAHSRILDKFLQILEDGRLTDSKGETVYFSETIIIFTSNIGASKISSDLPADESKKMFIEAVKEKFMDIDRPELLNRIGDNIVVFNFIKDADVFNQIARIKFKPVINFMKERYKANIIFEDEEKAFSVIANAAGKENGGRGLLNVIESKIVNLLADFTFKNEDDLEGQTIVIKLLNPERCIFSIEIQ is encoded by the coding sequence ATGGCAAAAAAAATGTATGATTTATGGATGGATAGATTTTATCGAGATATAAGCATAAAAAATTCCGTAATTATTTATGGGAATACCCTTGACATTATGTATAATCAATATAATCAAGGAAGGTACGAAACCGTGCTTAATAATGTTGTAGCCTGTATCAAAAGTAAGGGTTACACAAATATTGTGGTATGGGATAGGGCCGATGGAATAAATAAAAATATATCAAAAGATATTCCGCAATATAAGAGCGAAACTAAAATCACCGCATCTGAAACTTCCCAAAATGTATCAGAGTATGATTTAGGGGATGAGTTTTCAGACATAACCAACGAAGTAAATCAAACTTATTTGGATCCGAACGATTTTTTTTCATACATGCTTAATGTTTTAGAAAAGGGTACGGGAAAAAACGCATTTATCTTGGATTATTCAGATTATGTTTTTGGGAATGAAAATTCTTTAAGCGAGCTGGAAAGAAATTTACTTCTTAAAGCAGGAAAAGCATTGCAATGTCAGCCTTATAATCCCGGTGTGGAAGATTTTTTCAATTTAGGTAATATTATAATTATTATTGCAAGAAATCAGTCTATGATACCTACTCTGTATTATCGCAATAACCCTCTTGTCAGTTCAATAAATGTTCCATTACCGGGAAGAAATGAAAGAGAGCGGTTTATAGATACATATTTAAACTGCTTTAATCTTTCTCAAAATATTGCCGGCGATAAAATAAAAAAAGATGATTTTATTGATTCGTTGGACGGCTTTTCATTAAAAGAAATTGCACAAATTATGAAATTGTCGAGATTGCCGGATAGCGGTAAAATGACATTTGAAAAATTGATAAATCTTTATAAGTACGGAGAAAAAATAAGCCCGTGGGAAGAGCTGTCTAAAGATAAACTTCAGACACTTACTGAGAGTCTTTCAGCCAGAGTAAAAGGACAGGATTCTGCAGTGGCAAAAGCAAGAGCCGTTATTCTCCGTGCATATACGGGATTTGCCGGTTTGCAACATTCAAGTAAACAAAAAAAACCTAAAGGTACCTTGTTTTTTGTAGGACCTACAGGAGTTGGAAAAACAGAATTGGCAAAGGCTATCGCCGAATTTATTTTCGGAGATGAAAATGCTTGTATTCGTTTTGATATGTCCGAATTCAGTCAAGAGCACAGTGATCAGCGTCTGATAGGTGCTCCTCCCGGATATGTGGGATATGAGGCGGGCGGGCAGCTTACCAATGCCGTAAAAGAAAAGCCTTTTTGTGTTCTTTTGTTTGACGAAATAGAAAAAGCTCACTCCCGAATTCTCGATAAGTTTCTTCAAATATTGGAAGACGGCCGTCTTACAGACAGCAAGGGGGAAACCGTTTATTTTTCCGAAACGATTATTATTTTTACCTCGAATATAGGTGCCTCAAAAATTTCATCCGATCTTCCTGCCGATGAATCGAAAAAAATGTTTATTGAAGCGGTAAAAGAAAAGTTTATGGATATTGATAGACCAGAGCTTCTTAACAGGATCGGAGATAATATTGTTGTTTTTAATTTTATAAAAGATGCGGATGTTTTTAATCAAATTGCAAGAATTAAATTTAAACCCGTCATAAATTTTATGAAAGAGCGTTATAAGGCAAATATTATTTTTGAAGATGAGGAAAAAGCCTTTTCAGTAATTGCAAATGCGGCAGGAAAAGAAAACGGAGGGCGCGGTTTATTAAATGTGATAGAATCAAAAATTGTGAACTTGCTTGCAGACTTTACCTTTAAAAACGAAGACGATTTGGAGGGACAAACGATTGTTATTAAATTGCTGAATCCTGAACGCTGTATATTTTCTATTGAAATTCAATGA
- a CDS encoding 4Fe-4S single cluster domain-containing protein, protein MMSFLNLAAIRECTESEGPGKRFAVWCQGCAKRCPGCCNPHMQEFTEKIIVKVSDLISLIEKSKKENGIEGVTFLGGEPILQAEGFAEIAHWCRLNSLSVLLFSGYVYEELISMNNAHVNKLLKYTDVLVDGLFEIENYDDKRSWIGSKNQKVYFLSDFYKSGIEFNGNNHRMEILVSDKHIFRNGWPF, encoded by the coding sequence ATGATGAGTTTTTTGAATTTGGCGGCTATAAGAGAGTGTACGGAGTCGGAAGGACCGGGAAAGCGTTTTGCCGTTTGGTGTCAAGGATGTGCAAAACGGTGCCCTGGTTGTTGTAATCCGCACATGCAGGAATTCACCGAGAAGATAATTGTAAAAGTTTCAGATCTTATTTCCTTAATAGAAAAATCCAAAAAAGAAAACGGTATTGAAGGTGTGACTTTTTTAGGAGGCGAGCCTATTCTCCAAGCGGAAGGTTTTGCAGAGATCGCTCATTGGTGCCGTCTTAATTCTTTATCGGTTTTACTGTTTTCCGGATATGTTTATGAAGAGCTTATCTCAATGAATAATGCTCATGTTAATAAATTACTTAAATATACCGATGTGCTTGTTGACGGTTTATTTGAAATTGAAAACTATGACGATAAACGAAGCTGGATAGGCTCTAAAAATCAAAAAGTTTATTTTTTATCGGACTTCTATAAATCCGGTATCGAATTTAATGGGAACAACCATCGAATGGAGATATTAGTTTCGGATAAACATATTTTTAGAAACGGTTGGCCTTTTTAA
- a CDS encoding Rpn family recombination-promoting nuclease/putative transposase, whose translation MQRLFTVTLRNDYAFKRVFGSEENKDILQDFLECILDIPPETISGLELMDKEFHRELLSEKLGILDIKLRLKDGTLVDIEIQNRWHFDFPERTLYYWSKMYNDGIKQGQDYTKLPKCITINLIGQGFNKNKRLHNKYLVLEKDTKEPLLSKLEIHILNLERAKLLKESQCKDNKMKHLLNWLKFIETDNREVRKMLSQESAMMRKADTTIELMEMSPRDKWLYESRMKYEHDRASCISEGYREGVEAGILQGEIKGRQQGIEQGFADGAYQSKLETAKMMKLKGFDINLIKEISSLSIEEIEKL comes from the coding sequence ATGCAAAGACTTTTTACGGTAACTCTCCGAAACGACTATGCCTTTAAACGAGTCTTCGGATCGGAAGAGAACAAAGATATTCTACAAGATTTTCTGGAATGTATTTTAGACATTCCGCCTGAAACTATCTCAGGATTGGAACTTATGGATAAGGAGTTTCATAGGGAACTTTTAAGCGAAAAGCTAGGTATCTTAGACATCAAGCTGCGATTAAAAGACGGAACCCTTGTCGATATCGAAATTCAAAACAGATGGCATTTTGATTTTCCTGAAAGAACCTTGTATTATTGGTCTAAAATGTATAACGATGGTATAAAACAAGGCCAAGACTATACAAAACTCCCAAAGTGTATTACAATAAACTTGATAGGACAAGGTTTTAATAAAAATAAGCGTTTACACAACAAATATCTTGTTCTAGAAAAAGATACAAAAGAGCCTTTGCTTTCAAAGCTTGAGATTCATATACTAAACCTTGAAAGGGCTAAACTCTTAAAAGAATCTCAATGTAAAGACAATAAAATGAAACACTTGTTAAACTGGCTTAAATTTATCGAAACAGACAATCGGGAGGTAAGAAAAATGTTATCACAAGAATCGGCGATGATGAGAAAAGCCGACACAACTATTGAGTTAATGGAAATGAGTCCTAGAGATAAATGGCTATATGAGTCCAGAATGAAATACGAACACGACAGGGCATCATGTATAAGTGAAGGTTATCGGGAAGGAGTTGAAGCCGGAATATTGCAGGGTGAAATAAAAGGCAGACAACAAGGCATAGAGCAAGGATTTGCTGATGGAGCATATCAATCAAAGCTTGAAACAGCTAAAATGATGAAGTTAAAAGGATTTGATATAAACTTAATTAAAGAAATATCAAGTCTTTCTATTGAAGAAATTGAGAAGTTATAA
- the cas10 gene encoding type III-A CRISPR-associated protein Cas10/Csm1 yields the protein MDKTFNEIVIASWLHSIGLFAKKAENENSINVYECSKKILTSIKDCFPQNLNIDNIFQWYLPHSTPNTFEEWLIAHGDSLSRGVETCPYNDESTISPLVNILSTLKLSEKPQPKPSTVNLNILEKDAVLSKSTEDLTPKMYQLYIDRFVNDFKNLKGLDGEEFLASFVSLLEHYWWCIPLSDTDNDISLFQHAKTTAAFVGALYRYHVETGTATIDHIKDYESKKFLLVNGDMSGIQKYIFDLKIPKHNAKLLRARSFQLWALSEIISGYIIQEFGLSNANIITAAGGKFLILLHNTNTSKDMLQKLQLKFENYFLKEFAGKLFFILSDGVEASSLDMKKENIPSFINKVGYKAEECKQRKMQRALNDKGHVFDTLYAGLQQYGECSFCNVFPVSKEEEKICEHCSSLKEIGERLVKANKIIFEFEKLREDRPFGDLIKIRLKETKEFGFVINEFQAGFPCINLPYVAPNENNSIKTFEDIVKDSSGIHKLAMFKADIDNLGLVFTSSLGNRMSLSRYADISRILHYFFSAYYAYFVDSNPKYKNKIYTVFSGGDDLCVLGPWNIIMDFAYDFRQELQKLTNDNPSITLSAGISMASSSLPVRNMAEMSEDQLEMSKSFKENGKLKNAVTVFGTSISWGDFDKYITEGKKLSEFMKNQRLATGPVYKLIDFSNRAKNALNGTMRDMVWMSNFRYMVARNINTSKDKNKDRDIEDAFIQFGTAETMKKAIVSASYALYANRKNTQTGGE from the coding sequence ATGGATAAAACATTTAATGAAATTGTAATTGCTTCGTGGCTCCATAGTATAGGTCTTTTTGCAAAAAAAGCTGAAAATGAGAATAGTATTAATGTGTATGAGTGTTCTAAAAAAATTTTAACAAGTATAAAAGATTGCTTCCCGCAAAATTTAAATATCGATAATATTTTTCAATGGTATTTGCCTCATTCTACACCGAATACATTTGAAGAATGGTTAATTGCACACGGTGATAGCCTTAGCCGAGGTGTTGAGACTTGTCCATATAATGATGAAAGTACTATTTCACCTCTTGTCAATATACTGTCAACTCTAAAATTGTCCGAAAAACCGCAGCCGAAGCCTTCAACTGTTAATTTAAATATATTGGAAAAAGATGCCGTTTTATCCAAATCAACCGAAGATCTTACACCTAAAATGTATCAGTTATATATAGATAGATTTGTTAATGACTTTAAAAACTTAAAAGGTTTGGATGGCGAAGAGTTTTTAGCGTCCTTTGTGTCTTTATTGGAGCATTATTGGTGGTGTATTCCTCTTTCCGATACTGACAATGATATAAGTCTATTTCAGCATGCAAAAACAACAGCCGCCTTTGTAGGTGCTTTATACCGTTATCATGTTGAAACCGGGACTGCAACTATAGACCACATAAAAGATTATGAAAGTAAAAAATTCCTTCTTGTCAATGGAGACATGTCGGGAATACAAAAGTATATTTTTGATTTAAAAATTCCTAAACATAATGCAAAACTTTTACGGGCTAGGAGTTTTCAGCTTTGGGCCTTGAGCGAAATAATTTCAGGATATATTATACAAGAATTTGGTTTGAGTAATGCAAATATCATAACGGCTGCAGGCGGTAAATTCTTAATCTTGCTTCATAATACAAATACATCAAAAGATATGCTGCAAAAATTGCAGCTAAAATTTGAAAACTACTTTTTAAAAGAATTTGCAGGAAAATTATTTTTCATTTTATCTGATGGTGTAGAAGCATCTTCACTTGATATGAAAAAAGAAAACATCCCTTCTTTTATAAATAAGGTTGGCTACAAGGCTGAAGAGTGTAAACAGCGTAAAATGCAAAGAGCCTTAAATGATAAGGGGCATGTTTTTGATACGCTATATGCCGGTCTGCAGCAATATGGTGAATGTTCTTTTTGTAATGTTTTTCCCGTTTCTAAGGAAGAAGAAAAAATATGTGAACACTGTAGCTCTTTAAAAGAAATAGGGGAAAGATTAGTAAAAGCGAATAAAATAATATTTGAATTTGAAAAACTTAGAGAAGATAGACCCTTCGGCGATTTAATTAAAATACGCTTAAAAGAAACAAAAGAATTCGGCTTTGTAATTAATGAATTTCAAGCAGGATTTCCATGTATTAACCTGCCTTATGTTGCTCCTAATGAGAATAATAGTATTAAAACTTTTGAAGATATTGTAAAAGATTCTTCCGGTATTCATAAGTTGGCTATGTTTAAGGCCGATATCGATAATCTTGGTTTGGTGTTTACATCATCTCTTGGAAATAGAATGTCTTTATCCAGATATGCCGATATAAGCCGAATTCTTCATTACTTCTTTTCAGCTTATTATGCTTATTTTGTAGACAGCAATCCTAAGTATAAAAATAAAATTTACACTGTATTTTCAGGTGGGGATGATCTTTGTGTTCTTGGTCCATGGAATATAATTATGGATTTTGCTTATGATTTTCGACAAGAACTGCAAAAACTTACAAATGATAATCCTTCGATAACACTTTCAGCGGGAATCTCAATGGCTTCTTCATCACTACCTGTAAGAAATATGGCTGAAATGTCTGAAGATCAATTGGAAATGTCTAAGTCCTTTAAAGAAAACGGAAAGTTAAAAAATGCCGTTACCGTTTTTGGAACATCGATATCATGGGGAGACTTTGATAAGTATATAACTGAAGGTAAAAAGTTATCGGAGTTTATGAAAAATCAAAGACTGGCAACAGGTCCTGTTTATAAATTGATAGATTTTTCAAATAGGGCAAAAAATGCTCTTAACGGGACTATGCGTGATATGGTTTGGATGAGTAATTTTAGATATATGGTTGCTCGTAATATCAATACATCCAAAGATAAAAATAAAGATAGAGATATAGAAGATGCTTTTATACAGTTTGGAACGGCTGAAACAATGAAAAAAGCTATTGTATCTGCAAGTTATGCCTTATATGCAAATAGAAAAAATACTCAAACAGGAGGAGAGTAA